One genomic window of Thioclava sp. GXIMD4216 includes the following:
- a CDS encoding pilus assembly protein TadG-related protein gives MAHRRPCLTGLARRSLRRPLRLHHDETGAILPMTIVLLTVLLVLSGVALDFMRFEARRTEILAALDRASLAAASLSQDLDPKLVVEDYLKKAGLDGLDTTVTVEQGTWGEWRQVRIDAVDTMDTSFMGKLSQIGIKTLSTHISSQATEAIGNVEVSMVLDISGSMGTSVGRNTTRISALRSSASTFVDLMFTKVQPASAPAGRLSISIIPYNQQVVLGSTLADEFNLSTDQTQTTCGDVFLLPSSSIAISPTTPIQRTMYGDSFDYTRQYNDDRYISDEISVLNCPQNSYATVLPFSNSQTAIKNKISGLQAGGDTAIDVGARWGLALLDPAAKPIVNSLINKGAVSSDLSARPYAYDLTGSKASNDRAIKVMVLMTDGQNTGSYSIKSAYRSGGSFFYSTASSTAFGTDQNSYNALFANMTAIDANLYYRYSDRYWYYKYGSQWYRKSGSPYSGQWSATNSPGTLRQIAWSTVWSRNSVPHEYVIKTFMKPLYDALGANKSSKEIYELFSEQSERAATYSNITDDQHEKDAALDAVCTAAKANDILIYTLAVDAPSDGAAVLKSCSSGDGFYYDITSDELTNAFSKIAASINSLRLTN, from the coding sequence ATGGCCCATCGCCGCCCCTGTCTGACCGGTCTCGCCCGTCGGAGCCTGCGGCGGCCCCTGCGCCTGCATCACGATGAAACCGGCGCCATCCTCCCCATGACCATCGTGCTGCTGACCGTGCTGCTGGTACTGTCCGGCGTCGCACTGGATTTCATGCGGTTCGAGGCACGGCGCACGGAAATTCTGGCCGCTCTCGACCGCGCATCTCTGGCGGCGGCCTCGCTCAGCCAGGATCTGGATCCGAAACTGGTGGTCGAGGACTATCTCAAGAAGGCCGGACTTGACGGGCTGGACACCACCGTCACCGTTGAACAGGGCACATGGGGCGAATGGCGTCAGGTCCGTATCGATGCGGTCGATACGATGGATACCAGCTTCATGGGCAAGCTCAGCCAGATCGGCATCAAGACGCTATCCACCCATATTTCAAGCCAAGCCACCGAGGCGATTGGCAATGTCGAAGTCTCGATGGTGCTGGACATCTCCGGGTCTATGGGCACTTCGGTGGGCCGGAACACCACCCGTATCTCGGCCTTGCGCAGCAGCGCCTCGACCTTTGTCGACCTGATGTTCACCAAGGTTCAGCCGGCCTCCGCTCCGGCGGGCAGGCTCTCGATTTCGATCATCCCCTATAACCAGCAAGTGGTGCTGGGCAGCACGCTTGCCGACGAGTTCAACCTCTCGACCGACCAGACCCAGACCACCTGTGGCGATGTTTTCCTGCTGCCCAGCTCCAGCATCGCCATCAGCCCCACCACGCCCATCCAGCGCACGATGTATGGCGACAGTTTCGATTACACGCGCCAATATAACGACGACCGGTATATCAGCGACGAAATCAGCGTCCTGAACTGCCCGCAAAACAGCTATGCGACCGTGCTGCCATTCTCGAATTCGCAAACGGCCATCAAGAACAAGATCTCCGGCTTGCAGGCCGGCGGCGATACGGCAATCGATGTCGGGGCCCGTTGGGGGCTGGCGCTGCTGGACCCTGCCGCCAAACCCATTGTCAACAGCCTGATCAACAAGGGCGCGGTCAGCTCCGATCTGTCCGCCCGCCCCTACGCGTATGATCTGACAGGGTCGAAGGCCTCGAATGACCGCGCGATCAAGGTGATGGTGCTGATGACCGATGGCCAGAATACCGGCTCTTACAGTATCAAATCTGCCTATCGCTCCGGCGGATCTTTCTTCTATTCCACCGCGTCCTCGACCGCCTTCGGCACGGACCAGAACTCCTATAACGCGCTCTTTGCCAATATGACCGCGATCGACGCCAATCTCTATTACCGGTATTCCGACCGTTACTGGTATTACAAATACGGCTCGCAATGGTATCGCAAATCGGGCTCTCCCTATAGCGGCCAGTGGTCGGCCACCAATAGCCCCGGCACCTTGCGCCAGATTGCATGGAGCACCGTCTGGAGCCGGAACAGCGTGCCGCATGAATATGTCATCAAGACATTCATGAAACCGCTCTACGATGCGCTGGGGGCCAATAAATCGAGCAAGGAGATCTACGAACTCTTCTCGGAGCAATCTGAACGGGCCGCGACCTACAGCAATATCACCGATGACCAGCATGAAAAGGATGCCGCCCTTGATGCGGTCTGCACGGCGGCCAAGGCCAATGACATCCTGATCTATACACTCGCGGTCGATGCGCCCTCGGACGGTGCCGCAGTGCTGAAATCCTGCTCTTCGGGGGACGGGTTCTATTACGACATCACCTCGGACGAGCTGACCAATGCCTTCTCGAAGATCGCCGCCTCGATCAACTCGCTCCGGCTGACAAACTAG